The Silvibacterium dinghuense DNA window GCGTCCAAAGACTTCGACACCGATCAGGCGCTCTTTCAGCGTGCCCTGCTCGTTCGACAGCGTCTTTTCCACGATGTAGCGGAGCATGGCCGGATAGCGGCGGCTATTCCGGAAAGGCGCGCTCGCGAGGATCGCCTCGAGCTCTGCGGTAATCACAGCCCGGTCTTCCGCGCTGGAGGGCAGCACCGTTTCCCGGCTGGACGTAACCGCGCTCATGCGTTTTCCTGCCTGGGCTCTCTCTCTGCCGATCTCATGAGAGGACAGACCGGCACCGAAGGCCGGATCGGGAAATCGAACCCTGCCTGCCCCTGGAGGCACCTGGCTCTGCCATTCCAACCGCGTCTCTTCAGTCCCCGGCAACCTGACTCGTTCCGCACGTTCCGCCCAGCCATACTTCCCAATGATGGGGAAGTATAAACCCTGCATGAAGGACTGGCATCCCGCCTGTCCCGTTGAAATGCCCTTGTTACGTCCCTGGAAGGCCTTGTTACCCCTCTACCAAGAAGCTGATAACAAATAACTTGATAATTTTCTTGCTGGAAATACGGTAGGGTACCTTGTCAGCCCCGCTGTCTATACAGATGCTTCGTCCATTGCAATCGGAGCCTTGGAAAGGGCCATGAGGGGGCATCTGTGACTGAAGTATCTGGAATCATTGGGGGCCATACCACCGGAGGCGGTCGTCGCCTCTCTCTCTGTTGTCTGATGTTTGTTCTCGCCATTCTTATGGCAAGCGTCAACAGCCTGGCACAAAGCGGTGCCGGAAGCATTCAGGGCACACTCACGGACAGCACCGGGGCCGTTCTGCCGAATGCCGCCGTGCACGTGGTCAACGATGCAACCGCGCAGTTCGCCGACACCGCGACCAACAGTGCCGGCTTCTACTCGGTGCCGGGCCTCTTCGCCGGCCACTACACCATCACGTTTTCCTCTCCCGGGATGAAGACCTACGAAACCCGCCTGGATCTGCAGGTAGCTCAGACCGCAGTCGTGAGCGCGGCTCTTTCGGTAGGCGCAGTCTCGGAGAAAGTGACGGTAACCGGACAGACGCAGCAGCTCGCCACCTACGACAACGGCACGGTGAGCACCGACCTGGACAACGCAAGAATCAACCAGCTCCCCATGAACGGCCGCAGCCTCCTTACCCTGACGGGCATGGCCACACCGGGCCTGGAAGCCAGCGGCACCCGCGTAAACGGTCTTGAGGCCTCGGGCCTCGAGTACGTGCAGGATGGCACTCCGATGATCAACCGCGACAACGGAGGCCAGGCCAGCCAGGCCGATCCCGATGCGGTGCAGGAAGTGAAGATCGAAACCAGCTCGTCGAATGCCATGTACGCGACGCCGGGCACCGCGGTCATCACCACCAAATCCGGGACCAACCAGTTGCACGGCTCCTTCTTCGAAACTGCCCGCAACAACGCGATCGGCATTGCCCGTTCCCGCTCGAATCCGTCCGACTACGTCGCGCCGCAATATGTCCGCAACGAATTCGGCGCCTCGGGAGGCGGTCCAATCATCATTCCCCATCTCTACGACGGCAAGAACAGATCCTTCTTCTTCTTCGCCTATGAGCGCTACTCCCTGCGTTCAGGCTCGTACACGCTGGGGACCGTGCCGACCACCGCGGAACGGCAGGGCGACTTCAGCGGCATGGTGAACAGCGACGGCATTCTGCAGCAGCTCTACGATCCGGAAACCACGAACGCATCCACCTACCAGCGCCAGCCCTTCGCCAACAACCAGATCCCTGTCGCCCGGCTAAGTCCTCTGGCGAAAGCGCTCTTTTCCATCACCCCGGCTCCCACCAACAACAGCAATCCGCTTATCCAGGACAACATCGCCTATCCGGCAGTCAACAATGCCACCGCGCCGACGATCTCGACGCGCCTGGATCACACCTTCGACGAAAGAAACAACGCCTACCTGCGCTACACCTACTACAACTCGGTCACAACCACGCCGTACTCCACGATTCCGGAGGCGGCAACCGTCGCAGGCTCAGGCATCCCAGCGGGCGCAGCCAATGTGATTACCAGCACCATCCTGCAGCACAGCGCGGCCGTGGGCTACACCCACATCTTTTCTCCTACCTTTGTCTCCCAGACGGTCCTCGGCAACATCTGGATCACCACATGGGCGAACGTGCCCGCAGGCAACGCCAACCTCAACTATGAAAGCAAACTGGGCCTGCCGAATAACTTCGGAGAAACAGGGTTTCCCGAAATCCTCGGGCCCACGTATGAGTTCGGAGGCGGCCAGGTAGAGTGGGGCGGCCCGATGATCATTACCAATCTCGACGAAAACCTTACCAAGACGCTGGGTCGTCATCAGCTGTTCTTCGGCGGACGCTACCGCCATGAGCGTCTCGGCATCCTGCCTGACAGGACCGCCGATCAATTCGACTTTGAAAGCCAGACCACCGGCCTGTACAACCCGGCCTCCGGTACCAGCTACAGCGCCTATGCCAACACCGGCAATGTCGATGCCGACCTCTTCCTTGGTTCTCCTTATTACTATGCCGTCCGCCTGAACCCGCCCTATGAACACTGGCGCGACCAGGAGTTCGACAGCTACATCCAGGACGACTATCACCTGCGCAGCAATCTCACCTTCAACCTCGGCCTGCGCTGGGAAGCTCATCCCGTGGCGACGGAGAAATCCAACCTCATCAACGGCTTTGACATGGCAACGAAGGCTGTCGTTCTGGGCACGCCGATCTCTACGCTGATTCAGAAGGGATACACGACCCAGGCCATCATCACGAACCTGGAAAACCTGGGTGTCAATTTTGAAACACCTGCGCAGGCCGGACTTCCGCAGCACATGATCTATGGCAACAATGCCGTCTTCAGTCCGCGCCTCGGAGTGGCCTACTCTCCCTTCGGCAGCGGCCGCGGCACCGTGCTGCGCGCCGGCTATGGACGCTACGCCTATCCCATCCCGCTGCGTAACTTCTACGCCACGGCCAAGACCAATGAGCCCTTCGCCGGCGTCTACTACCAGAACTACAACTCCGGCGCCGACACTCCGGATGGCCTGAATAACTACCTATTGCGCGCGCAGCAGCCGGTCATCGCGGGCGAGAACAGCTCCGATGTCGTCAACTCTTCCAGCACGAATGCAATCCAGCCGGGCGTGACAGAGTTTTCCCTCAATCCGCACTACCCACCCAACATGGTGTCCGAAGCGAATGCAACCGTCGAACAGCCGCTGAAACCAAGCTCGGTGCTGCGCGTGAGCTATGTCTACGAGCACGGCACCCACCTGGATCAGGAATACGAATACAACAACGCCATGTCGACCTACGTGTGGGAGACGAAGACAGGAACCGCGCCTCCCAGCGGCACTTACTCCTCGGTTGCGCTCAATCCCTATGACGCCCACACCTATGGCACGCTCATCCGCGACGATCGCAACGGCTACTCCAACTATCACGCGCTGCAGGCGAACTATCAGCGCCTCTATAAGAACGGCTATGCCTACCAGCTGTCCTATGTCTATGCCCGGGCCATGCGCGTAGGCGGCAATGCCTTCCGCGACAGCATCATTTATCCGGCCGGAGACTACGCCGCAGGCACACTCTCTTCGACCGACTACAACTATCTGAACCGCATGCAGAACTACGGCATCGATTCGGCAATCCCGGAGCATCACATCAACTTCAACGGCATCCTCGATCTGCCGGTCGGGCACGGCAAGCGCATCTTCGGCAATGCGAATCGCTTTGTAGACGAGCTCATCGGCGGCTACCAGATCGCCTACGATGGCAGCATCACGTCTCAGTATTTCGAACCCTCGGCCAGCAACTGGGGTGGAGTCAACCCCGCGGGCACCGGCTCCATCGGCCCCATCCACGTCTACAAGAAGAGATATAAAGTCACCGATTGCAGCAGCGGAACCTGCTACCCGGGCCATCTCTGGTACAACGGTTTCATCTCTCCGCTGCTCATCAATAGCCCCTGCGGCTCAAACCTGATCGGTGGACTGCCGGCCGACTACCAGGCTTATCAGACGCCCATCGTCGTTGATCCTGGAAGCATCACCTGCTCGGGAACAACCGCCAAAGCGAGCAATGCGGAGTACCTGACCAACACTGTTCCGGTAAAACTCAACAATGGAGCCACGCAAACCATCACTTATTCTCCAGGACCCGCAGGCGTGAACCCTTTCTCTCACACCTTCCTGCATGGCCCATTCGACTGGAGCTCCGACATCTCGCTCTTCAAAGTCTTCCCCATCAAGGACTCCATGAATCTGCGCGTGAATGTGGATGCGTTCAACGCATTCAACGTGCAGGGCGATGTCAACCCAAACAGCAACGGCATCCAGTATGCACGGTCGTCTTACAACACACCGCGTCAGATACAGATCACCGCACGCCTGACGTTCTAAACTCCTGTCGCTTCTCTCTCCGCGGCCACATCAAACCAATGATCCTCCCACGTGGCCGCGGACCTTTTTGCAAAAAAATCTTCCTCTTCAAGCACCAGGAGCACGATGATGCAGTCTCGCAGCCGGCGCGCGTTTCTCGCGCAGCTCACAAGGGTTGCAGCCACCTATCCCCTGCTTCGCACGTCCCCTCTACGCGCAGAGATGCGACAGCCCCCCCGGGGCGCGACACAGAAGGATGCGCAGCATCTTTCGATATCCGTCGACTGGGACCGGGTGATCTCCCGCATCCCCGCGAACATGCTCGGCCTTAGCTATGAGGCTTCGCAATTGAGCGCGCCGGATTTCTTTTCTCCCGCGAACAGGGACCTGATCCACCTGTTTCGCCGGCTTTCACCGCAGGGAGTTCTCCGCCTCGGCGGCAATCTCAGCGAATACACCACATGGTCGCCAGACCTCTTCCGCGCACCCGCTGCATCCTTTCACTCCATCGGAGCCGATCCAAGCTCTGGAGCTGAAATCGCGCGCGCGCCGATCTCCAGGCAATCCATCCGGAATCTCCGCGCATTTCTCGATCAAACACAATGGAAGGCTATCTATGGAATCAATCTCGCCCAGATGAGTCCCGAGAATGCGGCCAAAGAAGCGCAGTTTGCCGCACGCACACTCGGCCCAAGATTGATCGCCTTCCAGATCGGCAACGAGCCGGATCACTATGTCATGAACCATCTGCGCAAGCCCGGCTATCGCTTTGAAGATTACTTCTCCGAATGGAAAAAAGTTCACGACGCGATTCTCGACGTGGTCCCCACCGCACGCTTTGCCGGGCCGGATATCGCGCAGGATACAAGCTGGATTCGCGACTTTGCGCAGGCGGCGCCGAAGTCGGTCATCCTGCTTACTGGTCATCACTACGCAGTCGGTCCGCCCACCGATCCCTCGGTAAACATCGGCAAGCTGCTTGCACCGGATAAAGTTCTCACCCAGGACATGGCAGCCATCGAAGCCATCTGCCGGGAAAGGAATCTGCCTTACGTCATGGCCGAAACAAACTCCTGCTATAACGCAGGCAAGGCAGGCGTCAGCGATGTCTTCGCAGCCTCTCTCTGGGCCGTCGATTACTTTCTCCAACTGGCCGCCTCCGGACAGCAGGGCGTGTACTTCCATGGCGGAGCCAATGGGCGGTACACACCCATCGCAGGCGGATCGGGAAAGCCCTTTGCACCACGGCCGATTTATCACGGACTGCAAATGGCCGGCACACTGCAAAACGCCGAGATCGTCGCGGTGCATCGCGAGACCGAGTTATCCGAGATATCCACCTATGCGCTACGCAGCCCACACCGCTTAGCGGTTATCAATAAAGGCGCGACTCATGCGGTCATTCATCTCGCGCAGGAACAGAACCCTCCGCGGCACGTGCAACGTCTGCAGGCACCATCTCCAGAGTCGCAGCGGGATATCACCCTCATCACACAGCCCATCTCTGCCGGCGCGCCCTTGTCTGTGCCCGCTTACAGCGCCGCCGTCTTTACGTTGCAATAAATCCGAGAAGTGGAGCATAACTTCTGCTCCGTCTCCAACTCTCAGGGAAGAATACAATCGCGCCATGTCCAGGCTTCCGCTCCATATCATCCGTCCTACGCTCTTATGCAGTGCGCTCCTGTGCGGCGCGGGAGCGGCCCATGCTGCGACCTATTACATATCCTCCAGCGGGAGCGACACCAACTCGGGCCTGCGCAAAAATGATGCCTGGAAGACACTGGACCAGGTCAATCGTCATGTCTTCGCGCCGGGCGATCGCATCCTCTTCCATCGGGGAGATGCATGGTCCGGCCAGCTCACGCCGCAGGGCTCAGGCGCAGAAGGCCATCCCGTCATCCTCGACACCTACGGCTCTGGGCCTGAACCCATCATTCACGGCCCTGGAACCGATCACTCCTCCGCCGTGGACCTCAAAGACCTTTCATACTGGGAGATCCATCACCTCGAGCTGACCAACTCTCAGCCTGCCGGAGGCACGCATGTGTTGCGCGGCATCCTTGTCGAATCAAGCTCGCAGAAAAACCTCGAGCATCACATTTATATCCGTGACTGTTACGTACATGATGTCAACTCCGTCGGCTACGGAGATCCGCACTACACAAAGATCAGCGGCGGCATCCTGTATGACGTAAATATCGACGATGCAAGAGTAGAAAACTGCCATGTCGCAAGAGTTACAGTAGAAGGCATTCGCAATAACAGCCCTTTGACGACATCGAGGGTGATCTTCCGCAACAACGAGATTGAAGATGTGTACGGCGACGGCATCGTGCTGCATGGATCAAGCGGCGGCTCGATCATCGAGCACAACCGCGTGCGCAATGCCTGCATGAGCGACGCGGCGAACTACGCCGCTGTCTGGACCTACGCCAGCCGCCACACCCTGATCCAATTCAATGAAGTCTACGGAACTACGGCGGGAGGCCCGAACGACGGAGAAGCCTTCGACGCCGATATCGACACCGACGGCGACATCTTCCAATACAACTACACCCACGACAACGCGCGCGGCTTCATGCTCTTCATGAGCTCGGCGAAAAATATTGTGGTGCGGTATAACATCAGCCAGAACGATGCCATGATGGCGGCGCGACAGGGCGGCCACCGCCTCTTCTATCAGGATGGGAAAACAGGCAGCCTCAGCAATCGAATTTACAACAACACGTTCTATACCGGCAGCCTGGATACCGTCTTCTTTCAAAGCCGGAACATCGATTTCCGCAATAACATCCTCTACTCCACCGGCGAGGTGAAGCAGCTTTCAACCCTGCCGGTCAATGCAGACAGCCAGATCGAGCGCAATCTGTTCTTTCCTGCTATCACCCCGGCGAAAAGCGATCAGGAGAGCATAGCCGGCCATAACCTTGCTGCCGATCCTCGCTTTCGCGCAGGCGGCGCGGGGAAAGCCAATGCGCATTCCGGAAAAGCGGGCTTCTTCCGCGATCCGAAGGAATACCGACTGAAGCGCGGGTCGCCGGCTCTGCGTGCAGGCCAGGTGATAGAACAGAATGGCGGCTTCGACTACTTCGGCAAATCATTGCCAGCGCAGCAAGCTCCAAACCTGGGCGCCGCCAATTGAGCCGGAATATCACCACAAAGCGATCCGGCGCGCACATGGCGCGCCGGATCGCTTTGGAGATGCCATACAACTGCGCTACTGAACGTCGCTGACCTTCCCATCCACAAAGACGACCTTCATGTCGGGATATTTGTATATCTTCTTTGAGCCGAGGTCGACGATCTGCTGCGGCTGCCCCATCACTCCAGTGACCTGATCGATGCTCTGCCCCAGGCTGATCGTAGGTGTGCCGTTGCTGCCGGCAGGCGCGCCGCCGGGCTCTGCAGAGGGTGTTCCAACCGGCGCACCTGTCGTGGCCGAGATCGCGCAATGCGGTTCGCACGAGCGCGTAACCACGCCTGCATCATGCACGCGAACCTGGTCCGCTGCGTTGATCGAAAGAATAGCTTCGATCATCTTGGACGCATCATCCAAAGACATCTGAGTCAACGCACCCTTGGGAAGCTTGAACGCCAGAGTCGTGGAATATCTCTTGGCCGCCTGATACTGGCCGCCATACGCACCATTCGAATACGTAGCCAGCACGGCATCGCTGGTGATGATGGTCACCTTGAGCTCGTCATCGTTCCCCGAGCTGCTGTTGATCTTGGTGATATAGACCTTCTGGCCCGGCTGCAGAATCTGCAGATTCGAGCTCTTGAGAAAACCGAGGCCTTTCGACCGCTGCTTTACCTGCCCATCGACGACAGGATTTTCAAAGGTAATCATCGTCGGGTAGGGTTCGGCATTGATCCCGTCTGCTTCGACGGTGAACACGGTTCCGGGATTCACGACGACTCCCTGCATATTGATCTCTGAGAGCCGATATTTCTGCTTGAGTGCCGTGACAATATCGCCTTGAGCCATGGCCGACGGCAGCAGACTGACTGCGAGCGCGAGGGCGACAACGCTTCCAAACACAACCTTACGGACACACGATCTGAGAACCTGCATAGGGGAAAATCAACTCCTGCGTGGGATTTTTAAGGATAGAAGTTGGATAGCGAGGCCACAACTTGCAGGCCTGCTAGATAGAAGCAGATGGGAGCACTAGTTAGTTCCGGAGCAGAACTACCGTCAGCAGGCTACCATCGTAAATCACATTCATGGTTATCGCATCAATAACTCTATGGAGATAAGGAGTGTTCAAAAACGAACATTCCGGACACTGCGATCA harbors:
- a CDS encoding TonB-dependent receptor; its protein translation is MFVLAILMASVNSLAQSGAGSIQGTLTDSTGAVLPNAAVHVVNDATAQFADTATNSAGFYSVPGLFAGHYTITFSSPGMKTYETRLDLQVAQTAVVSAALSVGAVSEKVTVTGQTQQLATYDNGTVSTDLDNARINQLPMNGRSLLTLTGMATPGLEASGTRVNGLEASGLEYVQDGTPMINRDNGGQASQADPDAVQEVKIETSSSNAMYATPGTAVITTKSGTNQLHGSFFETARNNAIGIARSRSNPSDYVAPQYVRNEFGASGGGPIIIPHLYDGKNRSFFFFAYERYSLRSGSYTLGTVPTTAERQGDFSGMVNSDGILQQLYDPETTNASTYQRQPFANNQIPVARLSPLAKALFSITPAPTNNSNPLIQDNIAYPAVNNATAPTISTRLDHTFDERNNAYLRYTYYNSVTTTPYSTIPEAATVAGSGIPAGAANVITSTILQHSAAVGYTHIFSPTFVSQTVLGNIWITTWANVPAGNANLNYESKLGLPNNFGETGFPEILGPTYEFGGGQVEWGGPMIITNLDENLTKTLGRHQLFFGGRYRHERLGILPDRTADQFDFESQTTGLYNPASGTSYSAYANTGNVDADLFLGSPYYYAVRLNPPYEHWRDQEFDSYIQDDYHLRSNLTFNLGLRWEAHPVATEKSNLINGFDMATKAVVLGTPISTLIQKGYTTQAIITNLENLGVNFETPAQAGLPQHMIYGNNAVFSPRLGVAYSPFGSGRGTVLRAGYGRYAYPIPLRNFYATAKTNEPFAGVYYQNYNSGADTPDGLNNYLLRAQQPVIAGENSSDVVNSSSTNAIQPGVTEFSLNPHYPPNMVSEANATVEQPLKPSSVLRVSYVYEHGTHLDQEYEYNNAMSTYVWETKTGTAPPSGTYSSVALNPYDAHTYGTLIRDDRNGYSNYHALQANYQRLYKNGYAYQLSYVYARAMRVGGNAFRDSIIYPAGDYAAGTLSSTDYNYLNRMQNYGIDSAIPEHHINFNGILDLPVGHGKRIFGNANRFVDELIGGYQIAYDGSITSQYFEPSASNWGGVNPAGTGSIGPIHVYKKRYKVTDCSSGTCYPGHLWYNGFISPLLINSPCGSNLIGGLPADYQAYQTPIVVDPGSITCSGTTAKASNAEYLTNTVPVKLNNGATQTITYSPGPAGVNPFSHTFLHGPFDWSSDISLFKVFPIKDSMNLRVNVDAFNAFNVQGDVNPNSNGIQYARSSYNTPRQIQITARLTF
- a CDS encoding right-handed parallel beta-helix repeat-containing protein, producing MSRLPLHIIRPTLLCSALLCGAGAAHAATYYISSSGSDTNSGLRKNDAWKTLDQVNRHVFAPGDRILFHRGDAWSGQLTPQGSGAEGHPVILDTYGSGPEPIIHGPGTDHSSAVDLKDLSYWEIHHLELTNSQPAGGTHVLRGILVESSSQKNLEHHIYIRDCYVHDVNSVGYGDPHYTKISGGILYDVNIDDARVENCHVARVTVEGIRNNSPLTTSRVIFRNNEIEDVYGDGIVLHGSSGGSIIEHNRVRNACMSDAANYAAVWTYASRHTLIQFNEVYGTTAGGPNDGEAFDADIDTDGDIFQYNYTHDNARGFMLFMSSAKNIVVRYNISQNDAMMAARQGGHRLFYQDGKTGSLSNRIYNNTFYTGSLDTVFFQSRNIDFRNNILYSTGEVKQLSTLPVNADSQIERNLFFPAITPAKSDQESIAGHNLAADPRFRAGGAGKANAHSGKAGFFRDPKEYRLKRGSPALRAGQVIEQNGGFDYFGKSLPAQQAPNLGAAN